In Alosa sapidissima isolate fAloSap1 chromosome 5, fAloSap1.pri, whole genome shotgun sequence, the genomic stretch ACTACCGTTTTCTGAATTGATGTAAACGTAAGAAGAAATCGGTATGTCTCCTCCCTTTGAATCAATCACTGAATAcattatttttgcattttctccAAGATCAGAATCAGAGGCGGACACAGAACAGAGTATAGAACCGGCCGCGCCATTTTCCCTCACATACACAGTGTACAGCGACTGTGTGAATACTGGTGGGTTGTCATTAATATCTAAAATGTcaacttttatttttttctttgatgtcagTGGCGGTGATCCGGAATCAGACGCCCTTATTTCAACCATAAACTCAGGGTGCATCTCTCGATTTAATGTAGCTCCTGTGACTAGCGCATAGTTGTTTGAAATTGATCGTTTTAAGTTGAATGGCAGTCCTGGTGCTAGAGATACACTGACCCGTCCGTTGTCACCTGTGTCCACATCCTTTGCACTTATCAAAGCCACAACAGTTCCAACAGGAGCATCCTCTCTCACAGGGCTAGGTGGTGACTTTAAAACGATTTCGGGAACGTTGTCGTTTATGTCCATAATATCTAAATTAATACTACAAAGACCCTCCATAGCAGGCACACCTTTGTCTCTGGCAACTATGTCAAATTTGTATGAACGGCCAGATTCATAATCTATTTCGCTTTTCACTTTTACTTCGCCAGTGGCTGCGTCAACCGAAAACAGCTCGTGTAAAGCCTCGGTTGTGTGCGGTCCAAATGAATACACGATTTCAGCGTGGACTCCTTCATCTTGGTCAATCGCTTTAACTGTAACTACTACCACATCAAGCGGCGAGTTTTCTGCGAGCTGTACATCATATACAGCTTTCTCAAAGGTTGGAGCATTATCATTATTATCCAATACTCGAACAGTGATCTCTGCTGTCCCAGACCGTGCAGGTGTACCGCCATCTTTGGCTGTTAATAGTAGAGTATGTACTGATTGCTTTTCTCTATCCAGCGATTTTTCTAAAACCAACTCGGGCAATTTAGTTCCGTCTTTGTTTGTCTTGACGTCTAATGTAAAATGATCGTTTTTACTCAGAGTGTAAGATCGTAATGAATGTGAGCCCACATCGGGGTCCTGTGCAGACTCCAAACGGAACCTTGCTCCCGGTGATGTGGACTCTGCTATAtttaaaacatgtccgtggGTCTGAAATACGGGGTAATTATCATTTATGTCTTGAATTTCTATTTCAACACGATATAAATTTAGTGGGTTTTCTATTATTACCTCCAAAGGCAAAAGACAACTTGAGCTTTGCCCACAAAGCTCCTCTCTATCAATTCTCTGGTTTACAATAAGCTCGCCTTTCCCCACATTTACGTCGAAATACTGCTTACCAGAGTCAGACGCTATTCTTAATCTACGATCGGTTATTTCAGCCACCTCCAAACCAAGGTCTTTAGCAATGTTGCCAACAACCGAACCCTCCTTTAATTCCTCAGGAATAGTGTACCGAATTTGCGCTTTCGTTGTATTCCACAAGGCTGTTATGAGAAACAGCAAGAGCACCCACAGCTTTGTGGGCATTTTTCTCATCACTGGTCCCATTTCCAAACACGCTGATATGGCATGACGACTATATATCCTGTATACATGTCATTCCAGTGAGATTTGCAATCCAAATATTTCCAAAAATGCTACTGCATTATTGCTGGAGTACTTTGCACTTTCAACCACGACTCCGTTTATCCGTGGTCTGGACAGTACATGGTTTACAAGCGGTGGCTGAGAGACAGTGGATCTCTTTGTGCAGCAATTCTTCCTATTGGTGGAGAGAGCCCTCCAATAAACTACCATGACAAATCGCATATGGCCTTAAAGGAACAGCGCACTTGAAACGTATACAGGATGCTGGCTTTGTTTTAAatcatgtagcctaagctacaTAATACATTaatcaaaactgtttttttccccttcagaATTCTGTCAAACCACGATAATCAAACTATATTTAAAACAAGGTGCTTTAAATGTGTTTTATAAATGTGTTTAGTTGTTGATATTCTGTATGACATAAGAGTATGAATGATAATGCGAAATCTTTGTTTGCTATGCATAGTCAACACAACATGCACAAGGAGTATGTTTGTTGAAAAAGTGCTCACCTGTTGACACTCGAAGGTCCATGCGCTGTCTGGCAATGACGCATCGAGCCCACGTAATGTATCCTTAAAGTCTAGAGTGCTGCTTGGCTTGACGAAAGTTAAGTCACTGAACTCCGACATTGGAGACAAATAAGACCCAAACGACTGACTCTGAGACATCATGTCTCCTCCAAGAACCTCCACATACTTTATAGGCCCGTCTGTGTTGAGCTGGATCTGTAGGTTTCTGTTTGGATTCTTGTATCCGTCAGAATTCCGTCTGATACAGCAGGTGGTACCACCTCTGCTGCTTCTAGCACATTTAATCAGTAGTATGAAAAATGTCAACAGAGACAAGAGAGATACAGATGCCAAGGCTAGGATCAGGTAAAAAGTGATTCTGTTAtttttcttgtctttctctGTAGCTTTTTTTCTGAAGTCTGAGATGGGTTCGTGTAGTCCGTCCTCTATCAGTATGTCCACTGTGACTGTGGTGGACTGGACTGGCTCTCCATTGTCCTTGATCTCTATTAGCAGTCTCTGAGAGGCATCATCCTGCTCTGAAACAGAGCGTTTAGTCCTCACCTCTCCAGTGTAAAGATTCA encodes the following:
- the LOC121709120 gene encoding protocadherin gamma-C5-like isoform X28; translated protein: MGPVMRKMPTKLWVLLLFLITALWNTTKAQIRYTIPEELKEGSVVGNIAKDLGLEVAEITDRRLRIASDSGKQYFDVNVGKGELIVNQRIDREELCGQSSSCLLPLEVIIENPLNLYRVEIEIQDINDNYPVFQTHGHVLNIAESTSPGARFRLESAQDPDVGSHSLRSYTLSKNDHFTLDVKTNKDGTKLPELVLEKSLDREKQSVHTLLLTAKDGGTPARSGTAEITVRVLDNNDNAPTFEKAVYDVQLAENSPLDVVVVTVKAIDQDEGVHAEIVYSFGPHTTEALHELFSVDAATGEVKVKSEIDYESGRSYKFDIVARDKGVPAMEGLCSINLDIMDINDNVPEIVLKSPPSPVREDAPVGTVVALISAKDVDTGDNGRVSVSLAPGLPFNLKRSISNNYALVTGATLNREMHPEFMVEIRASDSGSPPLTSKKKIKVDILDINDNPPVFTQSLYTVYVRENGAAGSILCSVSASDSDLGENAKIMYSVIDSKGGDIPISSYVYINSENGSIFSMHSFDYEKIKVFQFLVQAKDQGSPSLTSNATVNVFILDQNDNIPAVIYPSAITGSVSHQRMPRSAKTGHLVTKVTAVDADSGHNAWISYRLAEATDSSLFAVNLYTGEVRTKRSVSEQDDASQRLLIEIKDNGEPVQSTTVTVDILIEDGLHEPISDFRQKTTEKDKKNSKITFYLILSLASVSVLSLLTFFILLIKCARSSRDSGSCCIRRDSDGYKNPNRNLQIQLNTDGPIKYVEVLGGDMMSQSQSFGSYLSPMSEFSDLTLVKPSSTLDFKDTLRGLDASLPDSAWTFECQQQKPPNNDWRLPPNQRPGPSGAGPLPEGAGVVAGTGPWPQPPTEAEQLQALMAGANAVNEATATLGPRYNAQYVPDYRQNVYIPGSTATLTANPQQQQQPQQALPPPAAMPPVDVPKAAQTPASKKKSTKKDKK
- the LOC121709120 gene encoding protocadherin gamma-C5-like isoform X9 — protein: MGPVMRKMPTKLWVLLLFLITALWNTTKAQIRYTIPEELKEGSVVGNIAKDLGLEVAEITDRRLRIASDSGKQYFDVNVGKGELIVNQRIDREELCGQSSSCLLPLEVIIENPLNLYRVEIEIQDINDNYPVFQTHGHVLNIAESTSPGARFRLESAQDPDVGSHSLRSYTLSKNDHFTLDVKTNKDGTKLPELVLEKSLDREKQSVHTLLLTAKDGGTPARSGTAEITVRVLDNNDNAPTFEKAVYDVQLAENSPLDVVVVTVKAIDQDEGVHAEIVYSFGPHTTEALHELFSVDAATGEVKVKSEIDYESGRSYKFDIVARDKGVPAMEGLCSINLDIMDINDNVPEIVLKSPPSPVREDAPVGTVVALISAKDVDTGDNGRVSVSLAPGLPFNLKRSISNNYALVTGATLNREMHPEFMVEIRASDSGSPPLTSKKKIKVDILDINDNPPVFTQSLYTVYVRENGAAGSILCSVSASDSDLGENAKIMYSVIDSKGGDIPISSYVYINSENGSIFSMHSFDYEKIKVFQFLVQAKDQGSPSLTSNATVNVFILDQNDNIPAVIYPSAITGSVSHQRMPRSAKTGHLVTKVTAVDADSGHNAWISYRLAEATDSSLFAVNLYTGEVRTKRSVSEQDDASQRLLIEIKDNGEPVQSTTVTVDILIEDGLHEPISDFRQKTTEKDKKNSKITFYLILSLASVSVLSLLTFFILLIKCARSSRDSGSCCIRRDSDGYKNPNRNLQIQLNTDGPIKYVEVLGGDMMSQSQSFGSYLSPMSEFSDLTLVKPSSTLDFKDTLRGLDASLPDSAWTFECQQQKPPNNDWRLPPNQRPGPSGQHRFHTIQQRWTPYEKSRAGPLPEGAGVVAGTGPWPQPPTEAEQLQALMAGANAVNEATATLGPRYNAQYVPDYRQNVYIPGSTATLTANPQQQQQPQQALPPPAAMPPVDVPKAAQTPASKKKSTKKDKK